A part of Saccharomyces cerevisiae S288C chromosome XIV, complete sequence genomic DNA contains:
- a CDS encoding uncharacterized protein (hypothetical protein; identified by gene-trapping, microarray-based expression analysis, and genome-wide homology searching), translated as MPIIGVPRCLENPFCAPAKFPLSVKKKIRI; from the coding sequence ATGCCAATTATAGGGGTGCCGAGGTGCCTTGAAAACCCCTTTTGCGCGCCTGCGAAGTTTCCGCTTTCggtcaaaaagaaaatccGAATTTAG
- the PAU6 gene encoding seripauperin PAU6 (Member of the seripauperin multigene family; encoded mainly in subtelomeric regions; SWAT-GFP fusion protein localizes to the endoplasmic reticulum and vacuole, while mCherry fusion localizes to just the vacuole; active during alcoholic fermentation; regulated by anaerobiosis; negatively regulated by oxygen; repressed by heme; identical to Pau18p): MVKLTSIAAGVAAIAATASATTTLAQSDERVNLVELGVYVSDIRAHLAQYYMFQAAHPTETYPVEVAEAVFNYGDFTTMLTGIAPDQVTRMITGVPWYSTRLKPAISKALSKDGIYTIAN, translated from the coding sequence atGGTCAAATTAACTTCAATCGCTGCTGGTGTTGCCGCCATCGCTGCTACTGCTTCCGCAACCACCACTCTAGCTCAATCTGACGAAAGAGTCAACTTGGTTGAATTGGGTGTCTACGTCTCTGATATCAGAGCTCACTTGGCCCAATACTACATGTTCCAAGCCGCCCACCCAACTGAAACCTACCCAGTCGAAGTTGCTGAAGCCGTTTTCAACTACGGTGACTTCACCACCATGTTGACTGGTATTGCCCCAGACCAAGTGACCAGAATGATAACCGGTGTCCCATGGTACTCCACCAGATTAAAGCCAGCTATCTCCAAGGCTCTATCCAAGGACGGTATCTACACTATCGCAAACTAG
- a CDS encoding uncharacterized protein (hypothetical protein, abundance changes with carbon source), whose protein sequence is MHGTCLSGLYPEPFTHNSHDYPHFNIYISFGGPKYCITALNTYVIPLLHHILTTQFIHTYFNIPTKSPPKSPKHKNYLSFNFTK, encoded by the coding sequence ATGCACGGCACTTGCCTCAGCGGTCTATACCCTGAGCCATTTACCCATAACTCCCACGATTATCCacattttaatatctatatctCATTCGGCGGCcccaaatattgtataaCTGCTCTTAATACATACGTTATACCACTTTTGCACCATATACTAACCACTCAATTTATACACACTTATTTCAATATACCCACAAAATCACCACCAAAATCacctaaacataaaaattatttatCTTTCAACTTTACGAAATAA